One part of the Marinobacter sp. MDS2 genome encodes these proteins:
- a CDS encoding sodium:alanine symporter family protein encodes MTAIVDFLNSIIWGYVLVYGLLAVGIFFTVRLGFLQFRHFGEMVRAIRGSRESDVHGISPFQALCTSLASRVGTGNLAGVAVALYLGGAGAIFWMWMVALVGMATGYAESTLAQLYKVRDGKGQYRGGPAVYIAKGLKAPWAAAIFAVCLIISFGLVFNAVQANSIADAMQGAFGAPKLGVGVVIAACAGVVIFGGLRKIVRFAEFVVPFMAGAYVLLALGVMAMNITEVPGILALIVKSAFGLEEAAGGAVGSVTAAMLNGIKRGLFSNEAGMGSAPNIAATATPAPHHPSSQGLVQAFGVFVDTIIVCTATAVMILLAGVLEPGSGVTGTQLTQQAMEVHLGEFGSYFIAVAILFFAFTSIVANYTYAENALVYLKGGNTLGLTILRLAALGMVIWGGYEAVVTVFNAADASMGLMAVINLIAIVLLSGTVIKLTKDYLAQRKEGLVPQFRSKDYPELHEKIDSNIWH; translated from the coding sequence ATGACCGCAATTGTCGATTTTCTCAACTCTATTATTTGGGGCTACGTCCTCGTTTACGGTTTGCTTGCCGTAGGTATTTTCTTCACCGTTCGCCTCGGCTTTCTTCAGTTCCGTCATTTCGGAGAGATGGTACGAGCCATCCGCGGTTCCCGGGAAAGTGACGTTCACGGTATTTCCCCGTTCCAAGCTCTGTGCACCAGCCTCGCCTCACGCGTTGGCACCGGTAACCTTGCCGGTGTAGCGGTCGCTCTTTATCTGGGCGGCGCTGGGGCCATTTTCTGGATGTGGATGGTTGCTCTGGTGGGTATGGCCACCGGCTATGCGGAAAGCACACTGGCCCAGCTTTACAAAGTCCGTGACGGCAAGGGCCAATACCGCGGCGGCCCGGCGGTATACATCGCCAAAGGCCTGAAAGCACCATGGGCAGCAGCCATTTTCGCGGTTTGCCTGATTATTTCCTTCGGTTTGGTATTCAACGCAGTTCAAGCCAACTCCATTGCCGATGCCATGCAAGGTGCCTTCGGCGCCCCCAAGCTCGGCGTGGGTGTGGTGATTGCGGCCTGTGCAGGCGTGGTGATTTTTGGTGGCCTGCGCAAAATCGTTCGTTTTGCTGAATTCGTGGTGCCGTTTATGGCTGGCGCCTATGTGCTACTGGCACTGGGGGTTATGGCCATGAACATCACGGAAGTACCGGGCATTCTGGCGCTGATCGTAAAAAGTGCGTTTGGCCTTGAAGAAGCAGCCGGTGGTGCGGTTGGCTCCGTCACCGCGGCCATGCTGAACGGCATCAAGCGCGGCTTGTTCTCCAACGAAGCCGGCATGGGCTCGGCGCCCAACATCGCGGCCACAGCCACACCTGCACCGCACCATCCGTCGTCGCAAGGCTTGGTACAGGCATTCGGCGTGTTCGTTGATACCATCATTGTCTGCACCGCAACGGCAGTCATGATTCTGCTGGCAGGTGTTCTGGAGCCTGGCTCAGGCGTAACCGGCACTCAGCTGACCCAGCAGGCAATGGAAGTGCATCTTGGTGAATTCGGCAGCTACTTCATTGCCGTGGCCATTCTGTTCTTTGCCTTTACCTCCATCGTTGCCAACTACACCTACGCCGAAAACGCGCTGGTGTACCTGAAAGGCGGTAACACGCTGGGCCTGACCATTCTGCGTCTGGCCGCTTTGGGCATGGTGATTTGGGGTGGCTACGAAGCGGTCGTTACAGTTTTCAACGCAGCCGATGCCTCGATGGGGCTGATGGCAGTGATCAACCTGATCGCCATTGTGCTGTTGTCGGGTACCGTGATTAAACTGACCAAAGACTATCTGGCACAGCGCAAAGAAGGCCTGGTACCGCAGTTCAGATCCAAAGATTACCCAGAGCTGCACGAGAAGATCGACAGCAATATCTGGCACTGA
- the dctP gene encoding TRAP transporter substrate-binding protein DctP, whose protein sequence is MNSTNKFRKLVGISALAFAGLTAANAVNAANWRYAHEEYEGDVQDVYAYKFKEYIEENSDHTLQIFRFGELGESDDIMEQTQAGILNFVNQSPGFTGALIPEAQIFFIPYLMPTDMDTVIEFFRESKAINEDFPKLYSEQGLELLQMYPEGEMVVTVDEPVTSPEELNNKKIRVMTNPLLSETYSAFGATPTPLPWGEVYGALQTNMIQGQENPIFWIESGGLYEVSPNLVFTGHGWFTTAMMANQNFYNGLSDADKKLVQDAADYAFEEIIEHIDGLADEALEKITSKSDEVTVTRLNDEQIETFRARAPQVEEKFIEMTGERGKKLLEQFKADLEAVKGE, encoded by the coding sequence ATGAACAGCACGAACAAATTCCGGAAATTGGTCGGTATTTCTGCATTGGCCTTTGCCGGGCTAACTGCTGCAAACGCAGTAAATGCGGCCAACTGGCGTTACGCCCACGAAGAATACGAGGGTGATGTTCAAGACGTCTACGCCTACAAATTCAAAGAATATATCGAAGAAAACTCAGACCACACGCTGCAAATCTTCCGCTTTGGCGAGCTGGGTGAGTCTGATGACATCATGGAACAGACCCAGGCGGGCATCCTGAACTTCGTGAACCAGTCTCCGGGTTTCACCGGTGCGCTGATTCCTGAAGCACAGATTTTCTTTATCCCCTACCTGATGCCGACCGACATGGATACGGTGATCGAATTCTTCCGTGAATCCAAAGCGATCAACGAGGATTTCCCCAAGCTGTATTCCGAGCAGGGTCTGGAACTGCTGCAAATGTACCCTGAAGGGGAAATGGTCGTCACCGTTGACGAGCCCGTCACGTCTCCGGAAGAGCTGAACAACAAAAAAATTCGGGTCATGACCAACCCGCTGTTGTCAGAAACCTATTCTGCGTTCGGCGCCACTCCGACCCCGCTGCCTTGGGGTGAAGTTTACGGCGCACTGCAAACCAACATGATCCAGGGTCAGGAAAACCCGATTTTCTGGATCGAGTCCGGCGGTTTGTATGAGGTGTCACCAAATCTGGTGTTCACCGGTCACGGCTGGTTCACCACCGCCATGATGGCGAACCAGAACTTCTACAACGGCCTGTCTGATGCCGATAAGAAACTGGTTCAGGATGCCGCCGACTATGCCTTCGAAGAAATCATCGAGCATATCGATGGTCTGGCCGACGAAGCTCTGGAAAAGATCACCTCGAAGAGTGACGAAGTCACCGTTACTCGTCTGAACGACGAACAGATCGAAACCTTCCGTGCCCGTGCGCCGCAGGTTGAAGAGAAGTTTATCGAGATGACCGGTGAACGTGGCAAGAAACTTCTGGAACAATTCAAAGCCGACCTCGAAGCCGTAAAAGGCGAATAA
- a CDS encoding YqiA/YcfP family alpha/beta fold hydrolase yields MTDNRFFVFLSHGLESGPKGTKVQAMKAVAEEFPGVIAEAIDHTSTKDPETRLQQMRDAMAAAGATPERTILAGSSMGGWVCAQTSANSPVLGCFLLAPALALAKYPQSSPTIQAEHVKIIHGWNDDVVPVMPVLELARRQQLETLVLPDGHRLENSVERVSREFRHFMATCLAEQNPD; encoded by the coding sequence ATGACGGATAACCGTTTCTTCGTTTTTCTATCACACGGACTCGAAAGCGGCCCGAAAGGCACAAAAGTTCAGGCCATGAAAGCCGTCGCTGAAGAATTCCCCGGTGTTATCGCTGAGGCGATCGACCACACCAGCACCAAAGATCCGGAAACTCGCCTGCAACAAATGCGGGATGCCATGGCCGCCGCCGGCGCCACTCCGGAACGCACCATTCTGGCCGGTTCCAGCATGGGCGGCTGGGTGTGTGCCCAAACCAGTGCCAATTCACCGGTTCTGGGTTGTTTTCTGCTGGCTCCGGCGCTCGCTTTGGCGAAGTACCCACAATCAAGCCCGACTATCCAGGCCGAACACGTAAAAATCATTCACGGTTGGAACGACGATGTGGTGCCGGTTATGCCGGTTCTCGAACTGGCTCGCAGACAGCAATTGGAAACATTGGTTCTGCCCGATGGCCATCGGCTTGAGAACAGTGTGGAAAGGGTCTCGCGCGAGTTCCGCCACTTCATGGCAACGTGTTTAGCCGAGCAGAATCCAGACTAA
- a CDS encoding universal stress protein, whose product MFNRILAAVDGSKTSLRALDKAIELQRLLPEVEIFILCVYKHHSLFEASLSIGRPDDMDIPDKVLSDYAKEVVNHAKEFAKEHGATKVRGFVKAGRPSKVIVKFAKDKEADLVVVGTKGTNSDKDGMFLGSVSHRVASQAKCPVLVV is encoded by the coding sequence ATGTTTAATCGAATTCTGGCGGCCGTGGATGGGTCCAAGACATCGCTTCGGGCCCTGGACAAGGCGATCGAACTGCAACGGCTGTTGCCAGAGGTTGAGATTTTCATCCTCTGTGTATACAAGCATCACAGCTTGTTCGAGGCGTCTCTATCCATCGGTCGGCCCGATGATATGGACATCCCGGATAAGGTGTTGTCAGACTACGCCAAAGAGGTGGTTAACCACGCGAAGGAGTTTGCGAAAGAGCACGGTGCCACGAAAGTTCGCGGCTTTGTAAAGGCGGGGCGGCCCTCCAAGGTGATTGTAAAATTTGCCAAAGACAAAGAAGCCGATCTCGTTGTGGTTGGCACCAAAGGCACGAACAGCGACAAAGACGGCATGTTTTTGGGCAGTGTTTCTCATCGGGTGGCCTCCCAGGCCAAATGCCCTGTGTTGGTTGTGTGA
- a CDS encoding ABC transporter permease, protein MIRSVPRSRVFNGLYLAYLVAFFVYLALPLLVTAAFAFNDSSFPSLPWQGFTLDWYLADGSEGRTGLFHDDGLLNALWVSTKIAFWVTLGSVALGCVNAVLFERLQFRGKEFLYLLMLLPLVIPGVILGVSILVFYSGTANEVSRLWGIELDIFRPGMTLVVMGQVTFITTLATLVIGARLRKFDPQLEEAALNLGATPLVAWFTVTLPWLLPSIFGAAAMAFLMSFENFNTTVMLTGSDTPLTVALFNRLREGSTPVLNAVALFLMAVSGLLAMLTLRQNRED, encoded by the coding sequence ATGATTCGTTCGGTACCTCGTTCCCGCGTGTTTAATGGATTGTATCTGGCCTATCTGGTGGCTTTTTTCGTGTATTTGGCGTTGCCGTTGCTCGTAACGGCTGCCTTTGCGTTCAACGATTCCTCGTTTCCCTCCTTGCCTTGGCAAGGGTTTACGCTGGATTGGTATCTGGCGGATGGCAGCGAAGGGCGAACCGGCCTGTTCCATGATGATGGCTTGCTGAATGCATTGTGGGTCAGTACCAAAATCGCTTTCTGGGTCACGCTGGGCAGTGTTGCGTTGGGCTGCGTGAATGCCGTGTTGTTTGAGCGCTTGCAGTTTCGTGGCAAGGAATTTTTGTATTTACTGATGCTGTTGCCGCTGGTGATTCCCGGGGTGATTCTCGGGGTGTCCATCCTGGTGTTCTACAGCGGTACCGCGAACGAAGTGTCCCGGTTGTGGGGTATCGAACTGGATATCTTTCGGCCGGGCATGACGCTGGTGGTGATGGGGCAAGTGACCTTTATCACGACTTTGGCCACATTGGTGATTGGCGCACGGCTGCGAAAATTTGATCCCCAACTGGAAGAAGCTGCGCTGAACCTTGGGGCAACGCCATTGGTGGCGTGGTTCACCGTGACGCTACCTTGGCTACTACCCTCGATATTCGGAGCTGCGGCCATGGCGTTTCTGATGTCGTTCGAGAACTTCAATACCACGGTGATGCTGACCGGTAGTGACACGCCGCTTACCGTCGCGCTGTTTAACCGGCTGCGAGAGGGATCTACCCCCGTGCTTAACGCCGTCGCATTGTTCTTGATGGCGGTATCGGGCTTGTTAGCGATGCTGACGTTGCGGCAAAACCGCGAAGACTAA
- a CDS encoding mechanosensitive ion channel family protein, which translates to MVEFTAVVVEQLKKNLGDTLSAFGGHEYEWREVGAYVLSQMLISILYLALFLGAYLVLIGLIRLVVGKRNVDSSAFKHGRSGLRYLTGLGALLVILAQFGAGVEFLKAVARAGLLALGFYVAWLVIRRLTAETLRRNRLDASIQQLAGNVLSVVMATFAVVTILAQFGFDLLSIVAGLGIVGIAVGFAAQSTLSNFIAGITLLIERPFRIGDWVTINGQDGKVVKIALRTTWLRTRDNIFTMIPNDSVASSEIVNYSAEGATRLNISVGIAYKESAKAARDIIMPVLLAHPEVLQSPGMEPRVVLKNLGDSSVDLEVKIWITPDNLDVQPTIMADVLEQIKETLDEAGIEIPFPHLQLFVDDAKGLKPILEPLYPNNRVDRTAESGGDSA; encoded by the coding sequence ATGGTCGAGTTCACGGCAGTCGTGGTTGAGCAATTAAAGAAAAACCTTGGGGATACGCTGAGCGCCTTTGGCGGCCACGAGTATGAATGGCGTGAGGTGGGAGCGTACGTTCTCAGTCAGATGCTGATTTCGATTCTGTATTTGGCTTTGTTTCTCGGGGCCTACTTGGTGTTGATTGGGCTTATTCGGCTGGTGGTCGGTAAGCGCAATGTTGATAGCTCCGCCTTTAAACACGGGAGAAGCGGGCTAAGGTATTTGACCGGGCTGGGTGCGTTGTTGGTGATACTGGCGCAATTCGGAGCGGGCGTTGAGTTTTTGAAAGCGGTCGCGAGGGCGGGGTTGCTGGCGCTGGGCTTCTACGTGGCCTGGTTGGTTATTCGTCGCCTGACGGCCGAAACGCTGCGCCGAAACCGGTTGGATGCATCTATTCAGCAGTTGGCGGGCAATGTGTTGTCAGTGGTGATGGCGACCTTTGCGGTGGTCACTATTCTCGCGCAGTTCGGGTTTGACCTGTTGTCAATTGTCGCGGGCCTGGGGATTGTCGGTATTGCTGTGGGGTTTGCAGCCCAGTCGACGCTTTCCAACTTTATCGCCGGTATCACTTTGTTGATTGAGCGGCCGTTTCGTATTGGAGATTGGGTCACCATTAATGGCCAGGATGGCAAGGTGGTGAAGATTGCGCTGCGCACCACGTGGCTGCGGACTCGGGACAATATTTTCACCATGATTCCCAATGACAGCGTCGCTTCTTCAGAAATTGTTAACTACAGTGCCGAAGGCGCGACAAGGCTGAATATCTCGGTAGGTATTGCTTACAAAGAATCGGCCAAGGCCGCAAGAGACATCATTATGCCCGTGCTTTTAGCGCACCCGGAAGTGCTGCAATCACCGGGCATGGAACCACGGGTTGTGCTTAAAAATCTGGGCGATTCGTCGGTGGATCTGGAAGTAAAAATCTGGATTACACCGGATAACCTGGATGTGCAGCCAACCATCATGGCGGACGTGTTGGAACAGATTAAAGAAACACTGGATGAGGCTGGCATTGAAATACCCTTCCCGCATCTTCAGCTTTTTGTGGATGACGCTAAAGGCTTGAAACCCATACTTGAGCCGCTTTATCCCAATAACCGAGTGGATCGTACCGCAGAGTCCGGAGGTGATAGCGCGTGA
- a CDS encoding TRAP transporter small permease, translated as MSEHPQEAVEDDTGTYESGLPGILGTIDEWIAKTEAVMLAAGVILMAINTCINVIGRFVFGEGLFFSGEINRILIILITFAGIGYAARHGRHIRMSAVYDAFPASGRKVLMIIIALFTSAVMFFLCYYSYGYIETLYSRGRILPALGLPIWWIYIWAPIGFAITGIQYLLTAIKNFTSKDVYLSTGVVDGYADTESEV; from the coding sequence ATGTCTGAGCATCCTCAAGAGGCTGTTGAAGACGATACCGGCACCTACGAATCCGGTTTACCCGGCATACTTGGCACCATCGACGAATGGATAGCCAAAACCGAAGCAGTCATGCTGGCTGCTGGCGTTATCCTGATGGCCATCAACACCTGCATTAACGTTATTGGCCGTTTTGTTTTCGGAGAAGGCCTGTTTTTCTCCGGCGAGATCAACCGAATCCTCATTATTCTGATCACCTTTGCCGGCATCGGTTATGCCGCCCGGCACGGTCGCCATATTCGCATGTCTGCGGTCTACGATGCGTTCCCCGCCAGTGGCCGGAAAGTACTGATGATCATCATCGCGCTGTTCACCTCCGCTGTGATGTTTTTCCTGTGTTACTACTCCTACGGCTACATCGAAACTCTGTACAGCCGCGGTCGTATCCTACCTGCCCTGGGTTTGCCTATTTGGTGGATTTATATCTGGGCACCAATCGGTTTCGCAATTACCGGCATTCAGTACCTCCTCACCGCCATCAAAAACTTCACCAGCAAGGATGTTTACCTTTCAACAGGGGTGGTTGACGGTTATGCCGACACAGAATCGGAAGTTTAA
- a CDS encoding (Fe-S)-binding protein, with translation MNELFYDAAPNATRVAPARPAPREYPEKPAEVTLFGTCVVDLFFPEAGLDAIRLLEREGIRVHFPQAQSCCGQPAWTSGYVKEARDVARSQLNVLDNGLPVVVPSGSCAGMFRQHYRDVFAEEPATLKRVDDLAARTFELTEFLLHVCKVEWRDLGQPTQIALHTSCSARREMNTHLHARELLAKLDKVERLDHDHESECCGFGGTFSVRMPEVSGAMVLDKTRALRESGAVEMVTADGGCLLNINGSLEKQKQAFRGRHLASFLWQRISGEGEP, from the coding sequence GTGAATGAGCTGTTCTACGATGCCGCACCCAATGCTACGCGGGTTGCGCCCGCAAGGCCGGCCCCAAGAGAGTATCCCGAGAAACCCGCCGAGGTGACGCTGTTCGGAACCTGTGTGGTGGATTTGTTTTTTCCGGAAGCCGGGCTGGATGCCATCCGTTTGTTGGAACGCGAAGGTATTCGGGTGCATTTTCCACAGGCGCAATCCTGTTGCGGCCAGCCAGCCTGGACATCCGGTTATGTTAAGGAAGCGAGGGACGTTGCCCGATCTCAACTGAACGTGCTGGATAACGGCCTGCCGGTGGTGGTGCCTTCCGGGTCCTGCGCTGGCATGTTTCGCCAGCATTATCGGGACGTGTTCGCGGAGGAACCGGCAACGCTGAAGCGGGTTGATGATCTGGCTGCGCGAACGTTTGAACTGACCGAGTTTCTGCTGCATGTGTGTAAGGTTGAGTGGCGCGATTTGGGCCAGCCAACGCAGATTGCGCTGCACACGTCTTGCTCTGCACGCCGGGAAATGAACACCCATCTGCACGCGCGGGAACTGCTCGCGAAGCTGGATAAAGTCGAGCGGCTGGATCACGACCACGAAAGTGAATGCTGTGGTTTTGGTGGCACCTTTTCAGTGCGGATGCCGGAAGTGTCGGGCGCAATGGTGCTGGATAAAACCCGCGCCCTTCGGGAGTCCGGCGCGGTGGAGATGGTCACGGCCGATGGCGGTTGTCTGCTGAATATCAATGGCTCATTGGAAAAGCAGAAACAGGCGTTTCGGGGTCGGCATCTGGCCAGTTTTCTGTGGCAGCGAATCAGTGGCGAGGGCGAGCCATGA
- a CDS encoding TRAP transporter large permease yields MATIMMLIMIGLLLLGFPMMIPLITAAVVGFVMMFDGFGQMGTFIQQMMGGIRPASLIAVPMFILAADIMTRGQSADRLINMVMSFIGHVKGGLAISTATSCTLFGAVSGSTQATVVAVGSPLRPKMLKAGYSDSFTLALIVNASDIAFLIPPSIGMIIYGVISETSIAELFIAGIGPGLLILLMFSMYCLIYAYKNNVPTEEKASWKQRALSVRDASWPLMFPVIIVGGIYGGIFSPTEAAAVCVLYAFLLEFVIFRSLKLNDVYRIAKSTGLITAVVFILVAVGNGFSWIISFAQIPQAILESVGVNEAGPVGVLIAICVAFFIACMFVDPIVVILVLTPIFAPAIQSTGLDPVLVGVLITLQVAIGSATPPFGCDIFTAIAIFKRPYLEVIRGTPPFIFMLVAAAGLIIAFPQIALFLRDLAYPQ; encoded by the coding sequence ATGGCAACTATTATGATGCTCATCATGATCGGGCTGCTGCTTCTGGGCTTCCCGATGATGATTCCGCTGATCACCGCTGCGGTGGTTGGTTTTGTAATGATGTTTGACGGCTTCGGCCAGATGGGCACCTTCATCCAGCAGATGATGGGCGGCATCCGGCCGGCGTCGTTGATCGCAGTACCTATGTTCATTCTGGCCGCCGACATCATGACTCGCGGCCAGTCTGCCGACCGGCTGATTAACATGGTCATGTCGTTTATTGGCCACGTAAAAGGCGGGTTGGCGATCAGTACCGCCACCTCCTGCACCCTGTTCGGCGCGGTCTCCGGCTCCACTCAGGCAACCGTGGTTGCGGTGGGCTCCCCCCTTCGCCCCAAGATGCTGAAAGCCGGCTACTCCGACTCCTTCACTCTGGCCCTGATTGTTAACGCCAGTGACATCGCGTTTCTGATCCCGCCCAGCATCGGGATGATTATCTACGGGGTTATCTCGGAAACCTCCATTGCCGAACTGTTCATTGCCGGTATTGGCCCGGGTTTGCTGATTCTGTTGATGTTTTCGATGTACTGCCTGATTTACGCCTACAAGAACAATGTGCCCACGGAAGAAAAGGCCAGTTGGAAACAGCGCGCCTTGTCGGTACGGGATGCGTCCTGGCCGTTGATGTTCCCGGTCATCATTGTTGGTGGTATTTACGGCGGTATTTTCAGCCCAACCGAAGCGGCGGCCGTGTGTGTGCTTTACGCTTTCCTGCTGGAATTCGTGATCTTCCGCTCGCTCAAACTTAACGATGTCTACCGTATTGCCAAATCCACCGGTCTGATCACCGCGGTGGTCTTCATTCTGGTTGCAGTCGGAAACGGTTTTTCATGGATCATTTCCTTTGCTCAGATTCCGCAAGCCATCCTGGAATCCGTTGGCGTCAACGAGGCCGGCCCGGTAGGGGTTCTGATCGCCATTTGTGTCGCGTTTTTCATCGCCTGTATGTTTGTAGACCCGATCGTGGTGATTCTGGTGCTCACCCCGATTTTCGCGCCCGCGATCCAGTCTACCGGCCTTGATCCGGTGCTGGTGGGTGTTCTGATCACCTTGCAGGTGGCGATCGGCTCTGCCACGCCGCCCTTCGGTTGCGATATCTTCACCGCGATCGCGATTTTCAAACGGCCTTATCTTGAAGTTATCCGCGGCACCCCTCCGTTTATCTTCATGCTGGTGGCCGCCGCTGGCTTGATCATCGCCTTCCCGCAAATTGCGTTGTTCCTGAGGGATCTGGCTTACCCGCAGTAA
- a CDS encoding ABC transporter permease translates to MKSSASRLSLWLLLTPFLLWIVLLVLVPHIQMLRVSFQVRESWDTLAWGLEQYQNFFTESYYWRTFVRTGVMSLFTTFLTLLVAFPIAWYIAKMARGRSKRLLFLACLIPFWASELVRTYGWMILLRESGLFSSWLQALGWADGPVEMLYNDVAVIVGLVYNGLLFMVVPLVTTLDGMDENLVEAGYDLGGGHATVLREVVVPWAMPGIVSGCTVVFMLTLGSYLTPVLMGGKDSAWFTEQIFTQFITRFNWEQGAALGVLLLVLSSVMVWLGLKLSGQSLRKVMG, encoded by the coding sequence ATGAAATCGTCAGCGAGTCGCCTCTCACTCTGGTTGCTGTTAACCCCCTTCCTGTTGTGGATTGTGTTGTTGGTGTTGGTGCCGCACATACAGATGCTTCGCGTGTCGTTTCAGGTGCGCGAAAGCTGGGATACGCTGGCGTGGGGGCTGGAGCAGTACCAGAATTTCTTCACGGAATCCTATTATTGGCGAACCTTCGTTCGCACCGGTGTAATGTCGCTGTTCACCACGTTTCTAACGCTGCTGGTGGCTTTCCCCATCGCTTGGTACATCGCCAAAATGGCTCGCGGCCGTAGCAAACGCCTACTGTTTCTGGCTTGCCTGATTCCCTTCTGGGCCAGTGAGTTAGTACGTACTTACGGCTGGATGATTCTGCTGCGTGAAAGTGGTTTGTTCAGCTCGTGGCTGCAAGCGCTAGGTTGGGCCGATGGCCCGGTGGAAATGCTCTATAACGATGTCGCGGTGATTGTCGGACTGGTCTACAACGGTTTGCTGTTTATGGTGGTGCCTCTGGTGACCACCTTGGACGGTATGGACGAGAATCTGGTGGAAGCTGGCTATGATCTAGGCGGCGGCCACGCCACGGTACTACGGGAGGTTGTGGTGCCTTGGGCTATGCCCGGAATTGTTTCAGGGTGCACCGTGGTGTTCATGTTAACCCTTGGCAGCTATCTGACTCCGGTTTTGATGGGCGGTAAAGACAGTGCCTGGTTCACCGAACAGATCTTCACCCAGTTTATTACCCGCTTTAATTGGGAGCAGGGAGCCGCCCTTGGCGTTCTGTTGCTGGTGTTGTCATCGGTGATGGTATGGCTGGGGCTGAAGCTGTCTGGCCAGTCTCTGCGCAAGGTGATGGGGTGA
- a CDS encoding LLM class flavin-dependent oxidoreductase: MFKKLDYSLLELASVREGDSVSTTLANSVAYAQHAEDLGFKRFWLAEHHNMEGITSSATSVLVGHIAGKTESIRVGSGGVMLPNHPPLVIAEQFGTLECLYPGRIDLGLGRAPGTDQITARALRREGIGAEQFPEDVSQLQHLLGPLQPGQRVKAIPGAGTNVPIWLLGSSLYSAQLAAMQGLPYAFAGHFAPRLYREALRVYRDNFQPSEQLQQPYAMLAIPAVPADSMDEAKHLTTTSYQRILALFRGQPLWMKPPVDSMDGLWNAAEEAGVKDFLGLQVLGNSADITQQLDALLSDIEVEELMFTIDIYEPERRRHALNILAESLSNDG, encoded by the coding sequence ATGTTCAAAAAACTCGACTATTCGCTGCTTGAGCTGGCCTCCGTGCGCGAAGGTGATTCCGTTTCCACCACATTGGCGAACAGCGTTGCCTACGCCCAACACGCGGAAGATCTGGGTTTCAAACGCTTCTGGCTCGCCGAACATCACAATATGGAAGGCATCACCAGCTCCGCAACCTCGGTGCTGGTGGGCCACATCGCCGGCAAAACCGAGAGTATTCGAGTCGGCTCTGGCGGCGTTATGCTGCCCAATCATCCGCCTTTGGTCATTGCCGAGCAGTTCGGCACGCTGGAATGCCTCTATCCGGGCCGCATTGATCTTGGGCTTGGCCGAGCGCCGGGCACAGACCAGATAACCGCCCGAGCACTGCGCCGGGAAGGCATTGGCGCCGAGCAGTTCCCGGAAGACGTCTCGCAGCTGCAACACTTACTTGGCCCATTGCAGCCCGGGCAACGAGTCAAGGCCATTCCGGGCGCCGGGACCAACGTGCCGATCTGGCTGTTGGGCTCCAGCCTGTACAGTGCGCAGCTTGCCGCCATGCAAGGGCTGCCCTATGCCTTTGCTGGCCACTTTGCCCCGCGTTTGTACCGGGAAGCTCTGCGAGTATACCGCGACAACTTTCAGCCCTCGGAGCAGTTGCAGCAACCTTATGCCATGCTGGCGATCCCGGCCGTACCGGCGGACTCCATGGACGAAGCGAAACACCTGACCACCACCAGTTATCAGCGCATTCTTGCACTGTTCCGCGGACAACCGTTGTGGATGAAACCACCGGTGGATTCTATGGACGGTTTGTGGAACGCCGCCGAAGAAGCCGGTGTCAAAGACTTCCTGGGCTTACAGGTACTCGGCAACTCAGCCGACATCACCCAGCAGCTTGATGCCTTGCTGTCCGATATCGAAGTCGAGGAACTGATGTTTACCATCGATATTTACGAGCCGGAGAGGCGCCGGCACGCACTCAATATTCTGGCAGAGAGTTTGTCCAATGACGGATAA